One genomic region from Leifsonia poae encodes:
- a CDS encoding nucleotidyltransferase domain-containing protein encodes MLDDAEFLDHVASALAELPGVLGVALGGSRAQGVSHPGSDWDFSLYYRSTFDASAVRGLGWAGEATDVGGWGPIFNGGGAFTVEGRPMDIHYRDLDLIDRIHDDAERGEFRIEPLLFHQAGIPTYILLAELGVNRVLTGDLPRWEYPDALRESAPPVWWEGARLTLHYARKGHAAHGRVAQCAGLLSEAACRTGHAILACNGEWITNEKQLLTLAGLREVDGVIARLSSEPKALIAAVDEVGAILRRAAAEAGVVDAVQRDR; translated from the coding sequence ATGCTGGACGACGCGGAGTTCCTGGACCACGTGGCTTCGGCCCTCGCCGAGCTTCCCGGCGTGCTCGGGGTGGCCCTGGGCGGCTCGCGGGCCCAGGGGGTCAGCCATCCCGGCAGTGACTGGGACTTCTCGCTCTACTACCGGTCGACCTTCGACGCGTCCGCCGTGCGCGGGCTGGGCTGGGCCGGGGAGGCGACCGACGTGGGCGGTTGGGGCCCGATCTTCAACGGGGGCGGGGCGTTCACGGTCGAGGGCCGGCCGATGGACATCCACTATCGGGACCTCGACCTCATCGACCGCATTCACGACGACGCCGAACGCGGCGAGTTCCGCATCGAGCCGCTACTGTTCCACCAGGCCGGCATCCCGACCTACATCCTCCTTGCCGAACTCGGCGTGAACCGGGTATTGACCGGTGATCTGCCTCGATGGGAGTATCCGGATGCGCTGCGCGAGTCGGCACCGCCCGTCTGGTGGGAGGGTGCCCGACTCACCCTGCACTACGCCCGCAAAGGCCATGCGGCGCACGGCCGGGTCGCCCAGTGCGCCGGCCTGCTGAGCGAGGCCGCCTGCCGCACCGGCCACGCGATCCTGGCCTGCAACGGCGAGTGGATCACCAACGAGAAGCAGCTCCTCACCCTGGCCGGTCTCCGGGAGGTCGACGGCGTGATCGCGAGGCTCTCATCCGAGCCGAAGGCGCTGATCGCCGCGGTCGACGAGGTGGGGGCGATCCTCCGCCGCGCCGCCGCGGAGGCGGGCGTCGTCGACGCTGTTCAGCGCGACCGGTGA
- a CDS encoding ROK family protein, with product MIDTSAAGDRSLLRRMNSHAALLALREQRQTLTELAKRLGISRTAAEDVMRDLVALGWAGDTDDVERDARPGRPAKTYRFLAETGAVVGIDIGVHKVLAVAADLSGHILATRRFDVTEDLGMLDRLASAEAAVNDCLDAAGLRLDDVWAMGAGSPGVISPEGVVRRYGGNGLPGWVGLDLATRLSNRWGRPVVVDSDNTLGTIAEHWRGSARGARNVVYILSGNRTSAGLLVDGRVFRGHSGAVGLVGALPQLGWADAPSDVARLDAHGIGATREELFLAAATGEPAALAALDSFASHLALGVAAMSLAVDPELIVLGGGISRGGDVIVAAIRKHLDLLFDGAPPLTLSTLGDESVALGAVRLALDRIDSALLARVQTSSAFPPPSAREVL from the coding sequence TTGATCGACACATCAGCAGCCGGCGACCGCTCCCTCCTGCGCCGGATGAACAGTCACGCCGCCCTCCTCGCCCTGCGCGAGCAACGACAGACGCTCACCGAGCTCGCGAAACGCCTCGGCATCTCCCGCACCGCCGCGGAAGACGTGATGCGCGATCTCGTCGCCCTCGGCTGGGCGGGCGACACAGACGATGTCGAGCGCGACGCCCGACCAGGCCGCCCGGCCAAGACCTACCGTTTTCTCGCCGAGACGGGGGCGGTGGTCGGCATCGACATCGGTGTGCACAAGGTCCTCGCCGTCGCCGCCGATCTGAGCGGTCACATCCTCGCCACCCGTCGGTTCGACGTCACCGAAGACCTGGGCATGCTCGACCGGCTGGCGTCCGCGGAGGCCGCGGTGAACGATTGTCTCGACGCGGCAGGTCTCCGCCTCGACGACGTGTGGGCGATGGGCGCCGGCTCCCCCGGCGTGATCAGCCCCGAGGGCGTCGTGCGACGCTACGGCGGGAACGGCCTGCCGGGCTGGGTCGGTCTCGATCTCGCCACCCGCCTGAGCAACCGGTGGGGCCGACCCGTCGTCGTCGACAGCGACAATACGCTCGGCACGATCGCCGAACATTGGCGGGGAAGCGCCCGCGGCGCCCGCAACGTGGTCTACATCCTCTCGGGAAACCGCACAAGCGCCGGTCTCCTCGTCGACGGTCGCGTCTTCCGCGGCCACTCCGGCGCCGTCGGCCTCGTCGGCGCCCTCCCCCAGCTCGGTTGGGCGGACGCGCCCTCCGATGTGGCCCGTCTCGACGCGCACGGGATCGGGGCCACGCGCGAGGAGCTCTTCCTCGCAGCGGCCACCGGCGAGCCCGCCGCGCTCGCCGCGCTCGACAGCTTCGCTTCCCATCTGGCGCTGGGCGTCGCAGCGATGTCGTTAGCCGTCGATCCCGAGCTGATCGTCCTCGGTGGAGGCATCTCCCGCGGCGGAGACGTCATCGTCGCGGCGATCCGCAAGCATCTCGATCTGCTCTTCGACGGGGCGCCGCCGCTCACCCTCTCCACGCTGGGAGACGAGTCCGTCGCGCTGGGCGCCGTGCGGCTCGCGCTCGACCGCATCGACTCCGCCCTTCTCGCCCGCGTTCAGACCTCGTCCGCGTTTCCGCCGCCCAGCGCACGCGAGGTGCTTTGA
- a CDS encoding VIT1/CCC1 transporter family protein, translating to MPSLIIRFRDAVADAASLRSWTVDANDGIIATAGVLEGFAGAGASDATLLTAALVATVAGGLSLGGAKWSESAAERDAQLAVAREEAVQLALSPEDEIVELAGYYESKGVAAGLARQVAEQLTAADALGAQLEAEHGIREVMSRGAPVWAGVTASAAYVLGAFIPLLITILVPGRLEAWAVLVAVVLSLVLTSIVSARSGHTTVWRTIARSVAVGVGTLGVSYLVGALIF from the coding sequence ATGCCCAGTCTGATCATCCGCTTCCGCGATGCGGTGGCTGATGCGGCATCGTTGCGGTCGTGGACCGTCGACGCGAACGACGGCATCATCGCGACGGCCGGTGTTCTGGAGGGTTTCGCTGGCGCGGGAGCCAGTGATGCGACGCTCCTCACGGCGGCGCTGGTCGCCACCGTCGCCGGCGGGCTCAGCCTGGGCGGCGCCAAATGGTCCGAGAGCGCCGCCGAACGGGATGCGCAGCTCGCGGTGGCGCGGGAGGAGGCGGTGCAACTCGCCCTCAGCCCCGAAGACGAGATCGTCGAGCTGGCGGGCTACTACGAATCCAAGGGTGTGGCCGCCGGGTTGGCGCGTCAGGTGGCGGAACAATTGACGGCCGCGGATGCACTGGGCGCGCAATTGGAGGCCGAGCACGGCATCCGGGAAGTCATGTCCCGCGGCGCTCCCGTCTGGGCGGGGGTGACGGCGAGCGCCGCCTATGTGCTGGGCGCGTTCATCCCGTTGCTGATCACGATCCTGGTGCCGGGGAGGCTGGAGGCCTGGGCTGTGCTCGTGGCGGTCGTGCTCTCATTGGTGCTGACGTCGATCGTCAGTGCGCGCAGCGGGCACACCACCGTCTGGCGGACGATCGCTCGGTCGGTGGCGGTCGGTGTCGGGACGCTGGGCGTGAGCTACCTCGTGGGCGCGCTGATCTTCTGA
- a CDS encoding alpha/beta hydrolase, whose product MCRPAHSEGSRIRRLSLPRWLHLDFGGLIIGGFVLALTLTPSLVPRPALFQGLIAGIGFGLGYAVGAGLFWIVRRAIPWRPSRRTVVIVWWVFWVAAAAGALWLRFAAVAWQNDVRRLVEMPPIDAADYATYFAVSLVVSVAAIALGRAVARLFRWLRRLISALLTRRSGEAVPPRSVRIGSTAASLLATALVIALVCSGVGALGMFAVDRVYSARNDVVQTDVREPASTYRSAGPGSAVAWNALGSQGRAFVGGGPTAEQISALTGEPAVTPIRVYVGMTERVSLEARAALAVQELVRTGAFDRRVLVVATTTGSGWLEPQAMDALEYLQGGDTAIVSMQYAYTPSWVSFVFDQELPVAASKALFDAVHAKWAALPSGHRPQLIAYGLSLGAHGMQSVFTSLADVRTRTDGALFVGSPNGTPLWNELQDARTPGSPAWQPVLDDGAEVRWLSSRGDFDRLPGPWTAPRVAYLQHASDPVTWLGPSLLWSEPDWLKPGKRGPDISSDMRWIPLVTGAQVLVDMLLGESVPARHGHNYGDVILDAWVAVSRPTELSDAALARVQAKLESYATDSPISE is encoded by the coding sequence TTGTGTCGTCCAGCGCACTCGGAAGGATCCCGCATCCGTCGTCTCTCCCTCCCCCGTTGGCTGCACCTCGACTTCGGCGGCCTCATCATCGGCGGATTCGTCCTCGCCCTCACTCTGACCCCCTCGCTGGTGCCGAGACCCGCGCTCTTCCAGGGGCTCATCGCGGGCATCGGTTTCGGTCTGGGCTATGCCGTCGGAGCCGGCCTGTTCTGGATCGTGCGGCGCGCGATCCCGTGGCGTCCCAGCCGCCGAACCGTCGTCATCGTCTGGTGGGTGTTCTGGGTGGCGGCCGCTGCCGGCGCCCTCTGGCTGCGTTTCGCGGCCGTGGCATGGCAGAACGATGTGCGCCGGCTGGTAGAGATGCCCCCGATCGACGCCGCCGACTACGCCACCTACTTCGCGGTCTCCCTGGTGGTGAGCGTGGCAGCCATCGCGCTCGGGCGCGCCGTCGCCCGGCTCTTCCGTTGGCTGCGGCGTCTGATCTCCGCGCTGCTCACACGACGAAGCGGCGAGGCCGTGCCGCCGCGCAGCGTGCGCATCGGAAGCACCGCCGCATCCCTTCTCGCGACCGCTCTCGTGATCGCGCTGGTCTGCTCGGGCGTCGGTGCGCTCGGGATGTTCGCCGTCGACCGCGTATACTCCGCCCGCAACGACGTGGTGCAGACCGATGTGCGCGAGCCGGCCTCCACGTACCGCTCGGCCGGGCCGGGCTCCGCGGTTGCGTGGAACGCTCTCGGCAGCCAGGGCCGCGCCTTCGTCGGTGGTGGTCCGACCGCGGAACAGATCAGCGCGCTCACGGGCGAGCCGGCCGTGACCCCCATCCGCGTCTATGTGGGCATGACCGAACGGGTGAGCCTCGAGGCGCGTGCCGCGCTGGCTGTGCAGGAGCTCGTTCGCACCGGCGCCTTCGACCGCCGCGTGCTCGTCGTCGCGACGACGACCGGCTCGGGCTGGCTCGAACCCCAGGCGATGGACGCCCTGGAATACCTTCAGGGCGGCGACACCGCGATCGTGTCGATGCAGTACGCGTACACCCCCAGTTGGGTCTCCTTCGTCTTCGACCAGGAGCTCCCTGTCGCCGCCAGCAAGGCGCTCTTCGACGCGGTGCACGCGAAGTGGGCCGCCCTCCCTTCCGGCCACCGGCCACAGCTGATCGCCTACGGGCTGAGTCTGGGCGCGCACGGCATGCAGTCTGTCTTCACCAGCCTCGCCGATGTGCGCACCCGCACCGATGGCGCTCTCTTCGTCGGAAGCCCGAACGGCACCCCGCTCTGGAATGAGCTGCAGGATGCGCGCACGCCCGGCAGCCCTGCCTGGCAGCCCGTGCTCGACGACGGGGCCGAAGTGCGCTGGCTCTCCAGCCGCGGCGACTTCGATCGTCTGCCCGGGCCGTGGACTGCTCCCCGCGTCGCCTATCTTCAGCACGCGAGCGATCCGGTCACCTGGCTCGGTCCTTCCCTGCTGTGGAGCGAACCGGATTGGCTGAAGCCGGGCAAGCGTGGCCCGGACATCAGCAGCGACATGCGGTGGATCCCCCTCGTCACCGGCGCTCAGGTGCTCGTCGACATGCTTCTCGGCGAGAGCGTCCCGGCGCGGCACGGCCACAACTACGGCGACGTCATCCTCGACGCCTGGGTGGCGGTGTCCCGCCCCACCGAGTTGTCGGATGCGGCTCTCGCCCGGGTGCAGGCGAAACTGGAGTCCTACGCCACGGACTCTCCGATCTCGGAGTAG
- a CDS encoding sensor histidine kinase yields MTLHEHPATQLQGWARGWRRLVLGAGMLVYPLITATGVGLYSTGPAAIVGYVIVVAFCICYLIGGGSLARGDRPSFWIRLGAMTVFFLAVIPLAHEYAFYLCAVILSMATPVLRRRILPFAVVAAIAGVLVPWLVPVWHTGPGWVQGIMIVFTVLLVYAFSEIARANQSLLETRAEVARLASDAERNRIARDLHDLVGHSLTAITIKSNLARQLAAKEHSPALQEISEVEELSRQALADMRAAISGYREVTLAGELANARELLRAAGVTADLPTAVEVTDASRQELFGWVVREGITNVVRHAHATRCTVTVTESRVEIRDDGDGSTASGGSGLAGLRERVAAAGGRFDAGPSAPRGWLVRASLEAVPGAAA; encoded by the coding sequence ATGACACTGCACGAGCACCCCGCCACCCAGCTCCAGGGCTGGGCGCGGGGCTGGCGGCGCCTGGTCCTCGGGGCGGGGATGCTCGTCTATCCGCTCATCACCGCAACGGGGGTCGGGCTGTACTCGACGGGCCCAGCTGCCATCGTCGGTTACGTGATCGTCGTCGCGTTCTGCATCTGCTACCTCATCGGGGGCGGCTCGCTCGCCCGCGGCGACCGGCCCTCGTTCTGGATCCGGCTCGGCGCAATGACGGTGTTCTTCCTCGCCGTGATCCCGCTCGCCCACGAGTACGCCTTCTACCTTTGCGCGGTGATCCTCTCGATGGCTACTCCGGTGCTGCGGCGCCGGATCCTGCCGTTCGCCGTCGTCGCGGCCATCGCCGGCGTGCTGGTACCGTGGCTGGTCCCCGTCTGGCACACCGGGCCGGGCTGGGTACAGGGGATCATGATCGTGTTCACGGTTCTTCTCGTCTACGCGTTCAGCGAGATCGCGCGCGCCAACCAGAGCCTGCTCGAGACCCGCGCCGAGGTCGCCCGTCTCGCCTCCGATGCGGAGCGCAACCGTATCGCGCGTGATCTGCACGACCTCGTGGGCCACTCGCTCACCGCGATCACCATCAAGAGCAACCTCGCTCGCCAGCTCGCCGCGAAGGAGCACTCCCCCGCACTGCAGGAGATCAGCGAGGTCGAGGAACTCTCGCGTCAGGCGCTCGCCGATATGCGCGCCGCGATCTCCGGCTACCGCGAGGTGACGCTGGCGGGCGAACTGGCGAACGCGCGCGAGCTGCTGCGCGCTGCCGGGGTGACCGCCGACCTCCCCACCGCCGTCGAGGTCACCGACGCGAGCCGTCAGGAACTGTTCGGCTGGGTCGTCCGCGAAGGCATCACCAATGTCGTGCGCCATGCTCATGCAACGCGATGCACCGTCACCGTGACCGAGAGCCGCGTGGAGATCCGCGACGACGGCGACGGCTCGACCGCATCCGGTGGCTCGGGCCTCGCCGGGCTGCGCGAGCGCGTCGCCGCTGCGGGCGGCCGGTTCGACGCCGGCCCGTCCGCCCCGCGCGGCTGGCTGGTGCGCGCCAGCCTGGAGGCGGTGCCGGGGGCCGCAGCATGA
- a CDS encoding APC family permease has translation MTKSEEAGTLSTAHAISLYVGALLGPSLLLLPGLAAAAAGPASILAWLFMLIVSGLLAVVFAVFGLRTPSGGGVATYVTTAFGPRLGTATAWCFLAGVIAGAPVVCLIGGNYVADLLGGGTRTSLIAAGILLVVVLIVTLAGARASAGMQLGLVGLLLAMVAVAVVGAIPSARADNWIPFLPHGWGSIGSAASSLMLSFVGWESVASLTVRLRNVRTQLPKVIGISFATTTLIYLALAFSTIAVLGVDAGGTVPLVRLMERPLGPAAPLIGAIVAVLLTLAAVNAYISGGTALATNLLSPSADAGPRLPGRLFVPVGIVLASVVLLGAYATGLLTLAQMVSVPTALFLSVYVMCTAASVRTFRGGLLVVAVLAFAGVAAVAVFTGWTLAIPLLVGVAGYLRARPALRRTPSSDATD, from the coding sequence ATGACGAAAAGCGAGGAAGCCGGCACGCTCTCCACCGCTCATGCGATCTCCCTCTACGTCGGCGCGCTGCTCGGCCCGAGCCTGCTTCTGCTCCCCGGGCTCGCCGCGGCTGCGGCCGGCCCGGCCTCGATCCTCGCCTGGCTGTTCATGCTCATCGTCTCCGGGCTGCTCGCCGTGGTGTTCGCGGTGTTCGGTCTGCGCACCCCGTCCGGCGGGGGCGTGGCGACGTATGTGACGACCGCGTTCGGTCCGCGCCTGGGCACGGCGACGGCCTGGTGCTTCCTCGCCGGCGTCATCGCGGGCGCGCCGGTCGTCTGCCTGATCGGCGGCAACTATGTCGCCGACCTCCTCGGCGGCGGAACCCGAACGAGCCTGATTGCGGCCGGGATTCTGCTCGTCGTCGTGCTCATCGTGACGCTCGCGGGCGCCCGCGCGTCGGCGGGGATGCAGCTCGGTCTGGTCGGACTGCTGCTGGCGATGGTCGCCGTCGCTGTGGTGGGCGCGATCCCGTCCGCCCGGGCGGACAACTGGATTCCGTTCCTCCCGCACGGCTGGGGGTCGATCGGGAGCGCCGCCTCCAGTCTGATGCTCTCGTTCGTCGGGTGGGAGTCGGTCGCCTCGCTCACGGTGAGACTGCGGAATGTTCGCACACAGCTGCCGAAGGTGATCGGGATCTCGTTCGCGACGACGACGCTGATCTACCTGGCGCTGGCCTTCTCGACCATCGCCGTGCTCGGGGTGGACGCCGGCGGCACGGTTCCGCTCGTCCGTCTCATGGAACGGCCCCTGGGCCCCGCCGCCCCGCTGATCGGCGCGATCGTCGCCGTCCTCCTCACCCTCGCGGCCGTGAACGCCTACATCTCCGGGGGAACAGCGCTGGCGACGAACCTCCTGTCACCGTCAGCGGATGCCGGGCCACGATTGCCGGGCCGACTGTTCGTCCCCGTCGGGATCGTTCTCGCCAGCGTTGTGCTGCTCGGAGCGTACGCGACCGGGCTCCTCACCCTCGCGCAGATGGTCTCGGTGCCCACCGCGCTCTTCCTCAGTGTCTACGTGATGTGCACGGCTGCCTCTGTCCGCACGTTCCGAGGCGGACTGCTGGTGGTCGCTGTGCTCGCCTTCGCCGGTGTCGCCGCCGTCGCAGTCTTCACCGGATGGACTCTGGCGATCCCGCTGCTGGTGGGCGTCGCCGGGTACCTTCGCGCCCGCCCGGCTCTGCGCCGCACCCCGAGCTCGGACGCGACCGACTAG
- a CDS encoding heavy-metal-associated domain-containing protein, translating to MTTNEYQVTGMTCGHCEMSVREEVGQLAGVEGIQLSAQTGRLVVTATETVDDAQVLAAVAEAGYSAVRAG from the coding sequence ATGACGACGAACGAGTACCAGGTGACAGGGATGACCTGCGGGCACTGCGAGATGTCGGTCCGCGAAGAGGTCGGCCAGCTCGCCGGTGTCGAGGGCATCCAGTTGAGCGCACAGACGGGCCGACTGGTCGTGACGGCCACCGAGACCGTCGACGATGCACAGGTGCTCGCCGCCGTGGCCGAGGCGGGGTACTCGGCGGTGCGGGCGGGATGA
- a CDS encoding heavy metal translocating P-type ATPase, which yields MSTSALPGAGTGVELEIGGMTCASCAMRIEKKLNKLDGVTATVNYATEKARVTVPSGYDPAALIAEVEKTGYTATLPAPRVTKKDGEHDDADTELRSLRTRLIGSIVLSVPVIAMAMIPALQFTYWQWASLALAAPVIVWAAWPFHKAAWTNLRHGAATMDTLISLGTSAAFLWSLYALFFGTAGTPGMTHPFEFTLAPSDGAANIYLEVGAGVTMFILAGRYFEKRSKKQAGAALRALLELGAKEVSVLRGEVETKIPVEELRVGDEFIVRPGEKIATDGVVVAGTSAVDASMLTGEAVPVEVAAGDAVTGATTNVGGRLVVRATRIGSDTQLAQMAKLVEDAQTGKAGVQRLADRISGVFVPIVIVVAIAALGGWLGAGFPVTAAFTAAVAVLVIACPCALGLATPTALLVGTGRGAQLGVLIKGPEVLESTRKVDTVVLDKTGTVTTGTMKLVDVVVEPGTDRAELLRLAGALEDASEHPIAQAIATGATQEVGALLTPDDFANIEGKGVQGVVDGHAVLVGRESLLAEWSLQLSPGLSAAKALAEGEGKTVVAVGWDGQARGILVVADTVKSTSADAIAKFKALGLKPVLLTGDNTAVARRIAAEVGIDDVIAEVLPRDKVDVVRRLQGEGRVVAMIGDGVNDAPALAQADLGIAMGTGADVAIEASDITLVRGDLRSAVDAIRLSRRTLGTIKTNLFWAFAYNVAAIPVAALGMLNPMLAGAAMALSSVFVVANSLRLRGFTSVAQR from the coding sequence ATGAGCACATCAGCCCTCCCGGGTGCAGGCACCGGCGTCGAGTTGGAGATCGGCGGGATGACCTGCGCCTCCTGCGCGATGCGGATCGAGAAGAAGCTGAACAAGCTCGACGGCGTCACCGCGACGGTGAACTACGCGACCGAGAAGGCGCGAGTGACCGTGCCGAGCGGCTACGACCCGGCCGCGCTGATCGCGGAGGTCGAGAAGACCGGATACACCGCCACGCTGCCGGCGCCCCGCGTGACGAAGAAGGACGGCGAGCACGACGACGCCGACACGGAGCTGCGGTCGCTGCGCACCCGGCTGATCGGCTCGATCGTGCTGAGCGTGCCGGTGATCGCGATGGCGATGATCCCTGCCCTGCAGTTCACATACTGGCAGTGGGCGTCGCTCGCGCTGGCCGCCCCCGTAATCGTGTGGGCGGCGTGGCCGTTCCACAAGGCCGCCTGGACGAACCTGCGGCACGGCGCCGCGACGATGGACACGCTCATCTCGCTCGGCACCTCCGCGGCGTTTCTCTGGTCGTTGTACGCGCTGTTCTTCGGAACGGCCGGAACGCCGGGCATGACGCATCCGTTCGAGTTCACGCTCGCCCCCTCGGATGGCGCCGCGAACATCTACCTCGAGGTCGGGGCGGGCGTGACGATGTTCATCCTCGCTGGCCGGTACTTCGAAAAGCGGTCGAAGAAGCAGGCCGGCGCCGCCTTGCGCGCCCTGCTGGAGCTCGGCGCGAAAGAGGTCTCCGTGCTGCGAGGCGAGGTCGAGACCAAGATCCCGGTCGAGGAGCTGCGGGTGGGCGACGAGTTCATCGTGCGCCCGGGGGAGAAGATCGCCACCGACGGCGTCGTGGTCGCCGGCACATCGGCCGTGGACGCATCCATGCTCACCGGCGAAGCGGTTCCGGTCGAGGTCGCCGCGGGGGATGCGGTCACGGGCGCCACGACGAACGTCGGAGGCCGACTCGTGGTGCGTGCGACCCGGATCGGTTCGGACACGCAGCTGGCGCAGATGGCCAAACTCGTCGAGGACGCCCAGACCGGCAAAGCCGGGGTGCAACGCCTGGCCGACCGGATCTCGGGGGTGTTCGTGCCGATCGTGATCGTGGTCGCGATCGCCGCCCTCGGCGGCTGGCTGGGCGCGGGGTTCCCGGTCACGGCTGCCTTCACCGCTGCGGTCGCCGTCCTGGTGATCGCGTGCCCGTGCGCGCTCGGGTTGGCGACGCCGACGGCACTGCTGGTCGGGACCGGACGTGGGGCGCAGCTCGGCGTGCTCATCAAGGGGCCGGAAGTGCTCGAATCCACCCGCAAGGTCGACACCGTCGTCCTGGACAAGACCGGCACCGTCACCACCGGCACGATGAAGCTCGTCGACGTGGTCGTCGAACCCGGTACCGATCGCGCGGAGCTGCTGCGCCTCGCCGGCGCGCTCGAGGACGCCTCGGAGCACCCGATCGCGCAGGCGATCGCTACGGGGGCGACGCAGGAGGTCGGCGCGCTGCTCACCCCGGACGACTTCGCGAACATCGAAGGGAAGGGCGTTCAGGGGGTCGTCGATGGTCACGCTGTGCTGGTGGGTCGCGAGTCGCTGCTGGCCGAGTGGTCGCTCCAGCTGAGCCCGGGCCTCTCCGCGGCCAAGGCGCTCGCCGAGGGTGAAGGCAAGACGGTCGTCGCCGTCGGCTGGGACGGACAGGCCCGCGGCATCCTCGTCGTGGCCGATACGGTCAAGTCGACCAGCGCCGACGCCATCGCGAAGTTCAAAGCGCTCGGTCTGAAGCCGGTGCTCCTCACCGGTGACAACACGGCCGTGGCCCGGCGGATCGCCGCGGAAGTGGGCATCGACGATGTCATCGCCGAGGTTCTCCCGCGGGACAAAGTCGACGTCGTCCGTCGGCTGCAGGGCGAAGGCAGGGTCGTCGCGATGATCGGCGACGGAGTCAACGACGCCCCCGCGCTCGCCCAGGCCGATCTGGGCATCGCCATGGGAACCGGGGCCGACGTCGCGATCGAAGCATCCGACATCACCCTCGTGCGCGGCGACCTCCGCAGCGCGGTCGACGCGATCCGGCTCTCGCGCCGGACGCTCGGAACGATCAAGACCAACCTGTTCTGGGCGTTCGCCTACAACGTCGCGGCGATCCCTGTCGCCGCGCTCGGGATGCTCAACCCCATGCTCGCGGGCGCCGCGATGGCGCTCTCCAGCGTCTTCGTCGTCGCCAACAGTCTGCGGCTGCGCGGTTTCACGAGCGTCGCCCAGCGGTGA
- a CDS encoding response regulator transcription factor — translation MTIRLLLADDQELVRQALQALLNLHDDFEVVASVGRGDEVVDAAMAEHPDVALLDIEMPGLDGLAAAAVLAAQLPSCRVVILTTFGRAGYLRRAMEAGAVAFVVKDAPADVLADAIRRVMRGERVVDPALAAATLAAGESPLTARERDVLIASRSGAAVAEIAAKLYLSEGTVRNYLSGAMAKTSARNRMEALRVADERGWL, via the coding sequence ATGACGATCCGACTCCTCCTGGCCGACGACCAGGAATTGGTCCGCCAGGCCTTGCAGGCACTGCTGAATCTGCACGACGACTTCGAGGTCGTCGCCTCCGTCGGCCGCGGCGACGAGGTGGTGGACGCGGCGATGGCCGAGCATCCGGATGTCGCCCTCCTCGACATCGAGATGCCCGGCCTCGACGGTCTCGCCGCCGCGGCCGTGCTCGCCGCGCAGCTGCCGTCCTGCCGTGTCGTCATCCTTACCACATTCGGCCGCGCCGGCTACCTCCGCCGCGCGATGGAGGCCGGCGCCGTCGCCTTCGTCGTGAAGGACGCACCCGCCGACGTTCTCGCCGACGCGATCCGCCGGGTGATGCGCGGCGAGCGCGTCGTCGACCCTGCGCTGGCCGCTGCGACCCTCGCCGCGGGCGAGTCCCCGCTCACGGCTCGCGAGCGCGATGTGCTCATCGCCTCCCGCTCCGGTGCCGCCGTCGCCGAGATCGCGGCGAAGCTGTACCTCTCCGAGGGCACCGTGCGCAACTATCTATCGGGTGCGATGGCGAAGACCTCGGCGCGCAACCGCATGGAGGCGTTGCGTGTGGCGGACGAGCGAGGCTGGTTGTAG
- a CDS encoding heavy-metal-associated domain-containing protein: MRTGTRLALFGLGVVVAFGGAYGIAGALIPRSAVSEWEKGTDMNDHGAAHSAADAPKGVSLAADGFTLSPVEAPKVVGETGELSFRILDVTGAAVTDYATSHDRELHLIVARSDGSGFRHAHPVLNGSTGTWSAPWKWTDAGSYRVFADFTPAGAEAPSLTLTRTVEVAGEFIPVAPQPSRVDDVDGYTVSLAGELTAGTSSRLTITVARDGEPNTTLEPYLGAFGHLVALREGDLAFLHVHADGDEPIAGQTAGPTIVFAAEAPTAGRYLLYLDFQVAGQVHTAEFVLDAAPSIH; the protein is encoded by the coding sequence ATGAGAACCGGCACACGACTCGCCCTCTTCGGGCTCGGGGTCGTGGTGGCGTTCGGCGGTGCTTATGGCATCGCCGGGGCGCTCATCCCTCGAAGCGCTGTCAGCGAATGGGAGAAGGGAACGGATATGAACGATCACGGAGCGGCACACAGTGCAGCGGATGCGCCCAAGGGGGTTTCACTCGCCGCCGATGGATTCACTCTGTCGCCGGTCGAGGCTCCGAAGGTCGTCGGCGAGACCGGCGAGCTGAGCTTTCGGATCCTCGACGTCACGGGCGCCGCGGTGACGGACTACGCGACTTCGCACGATCGGGAACTGCATCTGATCGTCGCCCGGTCGGACGGCAGCGGGTTCCGCCATGCGCACCCGGTGCTGAACGGATCGACGGGAACCTGGTCGGCCCCGTGGAAATGGACGGATGCGGGGAGCTACCGCGTCTTCGCCGACTTCACGCCGGCCGGCGCCGAAGCGCCCTCGTTGACCCTGACGCGCACCGTTGAGGTGGCGGGGGAGTTCATTCCCGTCGCGCCGCAGCCGAGCCGGGTCGACGACGTCGACGGATACACGGTCTCCCTGGCGGGCGAGCTGACCGCCGGCACGTCGAGCCGGCTGACGATCACCGTCGCCCGCGACGGCGAGCCGAACACCACGCTCGAGCCGTACCTGGGTGCGTTCGGACACCTCGTCGCCCTGCGCGAAGGCGACCTCGCCTTCCTGCACGTGCACGCCGACGGTGACGAGCCGATCGCCGGCCAGACGGCCGGCCCGACGATCGTGTTCGCGGCAGAAGCGCCGACCGCGGGGCGTTACCTGCTGTACTTGGACTTCCAGGTCGCCGGTCAGGTCCATACCGCCGAGTTCGTACTCGACGCCGCCCCCAGCATCCACTGA